A genomic window from Gossypium hirsutum isolate 1008001.06 chromosome D10, Gossypium_hirsutum_v2.1, whole genome shotgun sequence includes:
- the LOC107914694 gene encoding solute carrier family 35 member F1 isoform X4, with protein sequence MDSRLNVVKAYQYTSITSVMLLDCWSIPSVMLLTFIFLKTKYRFRKRAGVIVCVAGLVMVIFSDVHAGDRSGGRDARKGDLLVIAGATLYAISNVSEEFLVKNANRVELMSFLGLFGAIISAIQISIIEHNELKSIHWTAGAAFPFFGFSLAMFLFYSFVPVLLKMSGSTMLNLSLLTSDMWAVIIRIFAYHEKVDWMYFLAFAAVAVGLVIYSGGDKEEDQHQCIAGVGDEDAGRSKYFDEEADFDNINRGAIAGSSKTGDTSKHDCITSGERSETIENKNIGKEVQGKKS encoded by the exons ATGGATTCCAG gCTAAATG TGGTGAAGGCATACCAGTACACATCTATAACGAGTGTAATGCTGCTTGACTGTTGGTCTATCCCATCAGTCATGCTTCTTACctttattttcttgaaaacaaagtACAGATTCAGAAAGAGAGCTGGTGTAATTGTATGTGTTGCTGGTCTTGTGATGGTTATTTTTTCAGATGTTCATGCAGGTGACCGATCAG GAGGCCGTGACGCTCGCAAAGGAGATTTACTCGTTATCGCTGGGGCAACACTCTATGCCATTAGTAATGTCAGCGAG GAGTTTCTTGTGAAGAATGCGAATAGAGTTGAACTCATGTCATTCTTGGGCCTCTTTGGTGCCATTATCAGTGCAATACAAAT AAGCATAATCGAACACAATGAACTCAAATCTATTCACTGGACGGCTGGTGCT GCATTTCCATTTTTCGGATTTTCATTGGCCATGTTTTTGTTTTACTCATTTGTCCCGGTGTTACTTAAG ATGAGCGGTTCCACAATGCTCAATCTCTCTTTGCTGACCTCAGACATGTGGGCTGTCATAATCCGCATTTTTGCTTACCATGAAAAG GTTGATTGGATGTACTTTTTAGCCTTTGCTGCAGTAGCTGTTGGACTTGTTATTTATTCCGG GGGTGACAAGGAAGAGGATCAGCATCAATGCATAGCCGGTGTTGGTGACGAAGATGCTGGAAGAAGCAAGTATTTTGATGAGGAGGCTGATTTTGATAACATCAATCGAGGAGCTATAGCTGGAAGCTCAAAAACCGGGGATACTAGCAAGCATGACTGTATCACTAGTGGCGAAAGAAGTGAAACTATTGAAAACAAGAACATCGGAAAAGAGGTGCAAGGGAAGAAGTCATGA
- the LOC107914694 gene encoding solute carrier family 35 member F1 isoform X3, translating into MEVLCFTRGKHLRLNVVKAYQYTSITSVMLLDCWSIPSVMLLTFIFLKTKYRFRKRAGVIVCVAGLVMVIFSDVHAGDRSGGRDARKGDLLVIAGATLYAISNVSEEFLVKNANRVELMSFLGLFGAIISAIQISIIEHNELKSIHWTAGAAFPFFGFSLAMFLFYSFVPVLLKMSGSTMLNLSLLTSDMWAVIIRIFAYHEKVDWMYFLAFAAVAVGLVIYSGGDKEEDQHQCIAGVGDEDAGRSKYFDEEADFDNINRGAIAGSSKTGDTSKHDCITSGERSETIENKNIGKEVQGKKS; encoded by the exons ATGGAAGTGTTATGCTTTACAAGAGGCAAGCACTTAAG gCTAAATG TGGTGAAGGCATACCAGTACACATCTATAACGAGTGTAATGCTGCTTGACTGTTGGTCTATCCCATCAGTCATGCTTCTTACctttattttcttgaaaacaaagtACAGATTCAGAAAGAGAGCTGGTGTAATTGTATGTGTTGCTGGTCTTGTGATGGTTATTTTTTCAGATGTTCATGCAGGTGACCGATCAG GAGGCCGTGACGCTCGCAAAGGAGATTTACTCGTTATCGCTGGGGCAACACTCTATGCCATTAGTAATGTCAGCGAG GAGTTTCTTGTGAAGAATGCGAATAGAGTTGAACTCATGTCATTCTTGGGCCTCTTTGGTGCCATTATCAGTGCAATACAAAT AAGCATAATCGAACACAATGAACTCAAATCTATTCACTGGACGGCTGGTGCT GCATTTCCATTTTTCGGATTTTCATTGGCCATGTTTTTGTTTTACTCATTTGTCCCGGTGTTACTTAAG ATGAGCGGTTCCACAATGCTCAATCTCTCTTTGCTGACCTCAGACATGTGGGCTGTCATAATCCGCATTTTTGCTTACCATGAAAAG GTTGATTGGATGTACTTTTTAGCCTTTGCTGCAGTAGCTGTTGGACTTGTTATTTATTCCGG GGGTGACAAGGAAGAGGATCAGCATCAATGCATAGCCGGTGTTGGTGACGAAGATGCTGGAAGAAGCAAGTATTTTGATGAGGAGGCTGATTTTGATAACATCAATCGAGGAGCTATAGCTGGAAGCTCAAAAACCGGGGATACTAGCAAGCATGACTGTATCACTAGTGGCGAAAGAAGTGAAACTATTGAAAACAAGAACATCGGAAAAGAGGTGCAAGGGAAGAAGTCATGA
- the LOC107914694 gene encoding solute carrier family 35 member F1 isoform X2, translating into MMSLKQFWTKKTLVGLGLGQFLSLLITSTGFSSSELSNRGINAPTSQSFLNYALLTVVYGSVMLYKRQALKDRLLNSTKFTSCAVVKAYQYTSITSVMLLDCWSIPSVMLLTFIFLKTKYRFRKRAGVIVCVAGLVMVIFSDVHAGDRSGGRDARKGDLLVIAGATLYAISNVSEEFLVKNANRVELMSFLGLFGAIISAIQISIIEHNELKSIHWTAGAAFPFFGFSLAMFLFYSFVPVLLKMSGSTMLNLSLLTSDMWAVIIRIFAYHEKVDWMYFLAFAAVAVGLVIYSGGDKEEDQHQCIAGVGDEDAGRSKYFDEEADFDNINRGAIAGSSKTGDTSKHDCITSGERSETIENKNIGKEVQGKKS; encoded by the exons ATGATGAGtttaaagcagttttggacaaaGAAGACTTTGGTTGGGCTTGGCTTGGGGCAATTTCTATCTCTTCTTATCACTTCTACTGGTTTCTCTTCATCTGAACTTTCTAACAGag GAATCAATGCTCCAACATCTCAATCTTTTCTAAATTATGCACTCTTGACTGTCGTCTATGGAAGTGTTATGCTTTACAAGAGGCAAGCACTTAAG GACAGACTCTTAAATTCAACCAAGTTTACTTCATGTGCAGTGGTGAAGGCATACCAGTACACATCTATAACGAGTGTAATGCTGCTTGACTGTTGGTCTATCCCATCAGTCATGCTTCTTACctttattttcttgaaaacaaagtACAGATTCAGAAAGAGAGCTGGTGTAATTGTATGTGTTGCTGGTCTTGTGATGGTTATTTTTTCAGATGTTCATGCAGGTGACCGATCAG GAGGCCGTGACGCTCGCAAAGGAGATTTACTCGTTATCGCTGGGGCAACACTCTATGCCATTAGTAATGTCAGCGAG GAGTTTCTTGTGAAGAATGCGAATAGAGTTGAACTCATGTCATTCTTGGGCCTCTTTGGTGCCATTATCAGTGCAATACAAAT AAGCATAATCGAACACAATGAACTCAAATCTATTCACTGGACGGCTGGTGCT GCATTTCCATTTTTCGGATTTTCATTGGCCATGTTTTTGTTTTACTCATTTGTCCCGGTGTTACTTAAG ATGAGCGGTTCCACAATGCTCAATCTCTCTTTGCTGACCTCAGACATGTGGGCTGTCATAATCCGCATTTTTGCTTACCATGAAAAG GTTGATTGGATGTACTTTTTAGCCTTTGCTGCAGTAGCTGTTGGACTTGTTATTTATTCCGG GGGTGACAAGGAAGAGGATCAGCATCAATGCATAGCCGGTGTTGGTGACGAAGATGCTGGAAGAAGCAAGTATTTTGATGAGGAGGCTGATTTTGATAACATCAATCGAGGAGCTATAGCTGGAAGCTCAAAAACCGGGGATACTAGCAAGCATGACTGTATCACTAGTGGCGAAAGAAGTGAAACTATTGAAAACAAGAACATCGGAAAAGAGGTGCAAGGGAAGAAGTCATGA
- the LOC107914694 gene encoding solute carrier family 35 member F1 isoform X1: protein MMSLKQFWTKKTLVGLGLGQFLSLLITSTGFSSSELSNRGINAPTSQSFLNYALLTVVYGSVMLYKRQALKAKWYYYVVLGLVDIEANYLVVKAYQYTSITSVMLLDCWSIPSVMLLTFIFLKTKYRFRKRAGVIVCVAGLVMVIFSDVHAGDRSGGRDARKGDLLVIAGATLYAISNVSEEFLVKNANRVELMSFLGLFGAIISAIQISIIEHNELKSIHWTAGAAFPFFGFSLAMFLFYSFVPVLLKMSGSTMLNLSLLTSDMWAVIIRIFAYHEKVDWMYFLAFAAVAVGLVIYSGGDKEEDQHQCIAGVGDEDAGRSKYFDEEADFDNINRGAIAGSSKTGDTSKHDCITSGERSETIENKNIGKEVQGKKS from the exons ATGATGAGtttaaagcagttttggacaaaGAAGACTTTGGTTGGGCTTGGCTTGGGGCAATTTCTATCTCTTCTTATCACTTCTACTGGTTTCTCTTCATCTGAACTTTCTAACAGag GAATCAATGCTCCAACATCTCAATCTTTTCTAAATTATGCACTCTTGACTGTCGTCTATGGAAGTGTTATGCTTTACAAGAGGCAAGCACTTAAG gCTAAATGGTATTATTATGTTGTTCTTGGATTAGTAGATATAGAGGCCAATTATCTTG TGGTGAAGGCATACCAGTACACATCTATAACGAGTGTAATGCTGCTTGACTGTTGGTCTATCCCATCAGTCATGCTTCTTACctttattttcttgaaaacaaagtACAGATTCAGAAAGAGAGCTGGTGTAATTGTATGTGTTGCTGGTCTTGTGATGGTTATTTTTTCAGATGTTCATGCAGGTGACCGATCAG GAGGCCGTGACGCTCGCAAAGGAGATTTACTCGTTATCGCTGGGGCAACACTCTATGCCATTAGTAATGTCAGCGAG GAGTTTCTTGTGAAGAATGCGAATAGAGTTGAACTCATGTCATTCTTGGGCCTCTTTGGTGCCATTATCAGTGCAATACAAAT AAGCATAATCGAACACAATGAACTCAAATCTATTCACTGGACGGCTGGTGCT GCATTTCCATTTTTCGGATTTTCATTGGCCATGTTTTTGTTTTACTCATTTGTCCCGGTGTTACTTAAG ATGAGCGGTTCCACAATGCTCAATCTCTCTTTGCTGACCTCAGACATGTGGGCTGTCATAATCCGCATTTTTGCTTACCATGAAAAG GTTGATTGGATGTACTTTTTAGCCTTTGCTGCAGTAGCTGTTGGACTTGTTATTTATTCCGG GGGTGACAAGGAAGAGGATCAGCATCAATGCATAGCCGGTGTTGGTGACGAAGATGCTGGAAGAAGCAAGTATTTTGATGAGGAGGCTGATTTTGATAACATCAATCGAGGAGCTATAGCTGGAAGCTCAAAAACCGGGGATACTAGCAAGCATGACTGTATCACTAGTGGCGAAAGAAGTGAAACTATTGAAAACAAGAACATCGGAAAAGAGGTGCAAGGGAAGAAGTCATGA